In a single window of the Atlantibacter hermannii genome:
- the himA gene encoding integration host factor (IHF): MALTKAEMSEYLFDKLGLSKRDAKELVELFFEEIRRALENGEQVKLSGFGNFDLRDKNQRPGRNPKTGEDIPITARRVVTFRPGQKLKSRVENASPKEE, translated from the coding sequence ATGGCGCTTACTAAAGCTGAAATGTCAGAATATCTGTTTGATAAGCTTGGACTTAGCAAACGGGATGCCAAAGAACTGGTTGAACTGTTTTTCGAAGAGATCCGTCGTGCTCTGGAAAATGGCGAGCAGGTAAAACTTTCCGGTTTCGGAAACTTCGATCTGCGCGATAAAAACCAGCGTCCCGGGCGGAACCCAAAAACTGGTGAGGATATTCCCATTACGGCTCGTCGTGTGGTGACCTTCAGACCCGGGCAAAAGCTGAAAAGCCGGGTTGAAAACGCCTCGCCGAAAGAAGAGTAA
- the pfkB gene encoding 6-phosphofructokinase, whose protein sequence is MIPVYTLTLAPSLDSATVTPQIYPEGKLRCTAPVFEPGGGGINVARAISHLGGNATALFPAGGATGEHLTALLKEENVAVDAIVSQDWTRQNLHVHVETSGEQYRFVMPGAHLTSDEFRQLEEKVLAAEPGALLVISGSLPPGVALDDFTQLIQRAREQGLRCVIDSSGDALAAALEIGGIELVKPNQKELAALVGRDLTQPDDVRQAAQELVRDGKAKRVVVSLGPQGALGVDEKECVQVVPPPVKSQSTVGAGDSMVGAMTLKLAQQASLLDMVRYGVAAGSAATLNQGTRLCSRENTEKIYQYLQS, encoded by the coding sequence ATGATACCCGTCTATACTCTGACGCTCGCCCCGTCGCTGGACAGCGCAACGGTCACACCGCAAATCTATCCTGAAGGCAAATTACGCTGCACCGCACCGGTGTTTGAACCCGGCGGTGGCGGAATCAACGTCGCTCGCGCGATCAGTCATTTAGGCGGTAACGCCACCGCACTGTTCCCGGCTGGCGGCGCCACCGGCGAACATCTCACCGCCCTGCTTAAAGAAGAAAACGTCGCCGTCGATGCCATCGTAAGCCAGGACTGGACGCGGCAGAATCTTCATGTCCACGTTGAAACCAGCGGCGAGCAGTACCGCTTTGTTATGCCTGGTGCGCATTTAACGTCAGATGAATTCAGGCAACTGGAAGAAAAAGTGTTGGCCGCGGAACCCGGCGCATTGTTGGTTATAAGCGGCAGCCTCCCGCCAGGTGTGGCGCTAGATGACTTTACCCAACTGATACAGCGCGCCCGGGAACAGGGCTTACGATGCGTGATTGACAGTTCCGGCGATGCGCTCGCCGCCGCGCTGGAGATTGGCGGTATTGAACTGGTTAAGCCGAACCAAAAAGAGCTGGCGGCGCTGGTAGGACGCGATCTAACTCAGCCTGACGATGTACGCCAGGCGGCGCAAGAGCTGGTGCGCGACGGTAAAGCCAAACGCGTGGTGGTGTCGCTTGGCCCTCAGGGCGCGCTCGGCGTGGATGAAAAAGAGTGCGTACAGGTGGTTCCCCCGCCGGTCAAAAGCCAGAGTACCGTCGGCGCCGGCGACAGTATGGTCGGAGCCATGACCCTGAAACTCGCTCAGCAAGCTTCTCTGCTGGATATGGTGCGCTATGGCGTCGCAGCGGGCAGTGCCGCCACGTTGAATCAGGGCACGCGCCTCTGCTCCCGGGAGAATACAGAAAAGATTTATCAGTATTTGCAAAGCTAA
- the pheT gene encoding phenylalanyl-tRNA synthetase subunit beta, with protein MLCSFSELGISDDHSGIIELPADAPIGTDIRDYLKLDDNTIEISVTPNRADCLSIIGVARDVAVLNQAPLNEPEIAPVAAAINETLPIVVEAPQACPRYLGRVINGIDVKAATPLWMKEKLRRCGIRSIDPVVDVTNYVLLELGQPMHAFDKDRIDGGIVVRMAKPGETLVLLDGSEAKLDEDTLVIADHQKALAMGGIFGGEHSGVNGETRNVLLECAFFSPLSITGRARRHGLHTDASHRYERGVDPALQHKAMERATRLLIDICGGEAGPVIDVTDTANLPVRATITLRRSKLDRLIGHHIADEQVSDILRRLGCEVTEGEGQWQAVAPSWRFDMEIEEDLVEEVARIYGYDNIPDEPVQAGLVMGTHREANLSLKRVKTLLNDKGYQEVITYSFVDPKLQQLVHPGEEALILPNPIASDMSAMRLSLWTGLLGTVVYNQNRQQSRVRIFETGLRFVPDTQANLGIRQDVMLAGVICGNRVDEHWDQAKTGVDFYDMKGDLESVLELTGKLSEIEFKAEANPALHPGQSAAIYLDGERIGFIGVIHPELERKFDLNGRTLVFELLWDKISGRIVPQAQEISRFPANRRDIAVVVSENVPAAEILSECKKVGANQIVGVNLFDVYRGKGVEQGFKSLAISLILQDTSRTLEEEEIAATVARCVEALKERFQASLRD; from the coding sequence ATGCTGTGTTCGTTTTCTGAGCTGGGTATTTCCGACGATCACAGCGGTATTATCGAACTGCCTGCGGATGCGCCGATTGGCACTGATATTCGTGACTATCTGAAGCTTGACGATAACACCATCGAAATCAGCGTTACGCCAAACCGCGCCGACTGCCTCAGCATTATTGGCGTGGCCCGCGATGTCGCAGTACTGAACCAGGCTCCGCTGAACGAGCCGGAAATCGCGCCGGTTGCTGCCGCCATTAACGAAACGCTACCCATCGTGGTAGAAGCGCCTCAGGCGTGCCCGCGTTACCTCGGCCGCGTCATTAACGGTATCGATGTGAAAGCGGCAACGCCGTTGTGGATGAAAGAGAAACTGCGCCGTTGCGGTATCCGTTCCATTGATCCGGTCGTTGACGTGACCAACTACGTGCTGCTCGAACTGGGCCAGCCGATGCATGCGTTCGATAAAGACCGCATCGACGGCGGTATCGTGGTGCGTATGGCGAAGCCGGGAGAAACCCTGGTGCTGCTGGACGGCAGTGAAGCGAAGCTGGATGAAGATACCTTAGTGATTGCCGATCACCAGAAAGCACTGGCGATGGGCGGCATCTTTGGCGGCGAACATTCCGGTGTGAATGGCGAAACCCGCAATGTACTGCTGGAATGCGCATTCTTCAGCCCGCTATCCATTACCGGACGCGCGCGTCGTCACGGCTTGCATACTGATGCGTCGCATCGCTATGAACGCGGTGTCGATCCGGCGTTGCAACATAAAGCCATGGAACGCGCTACCCGTCTGCTTATTGATATCTGCGGCGGCGAAGCCGGTCCGGTTATTGATGTGACTGATACGGCGAATTTGCCGGTGCGCGCCACCATCACCCTGCGTCGCAGCAAGCTTGACCGTCTGATTGGTCATCACATTGCCGACGAGCAGGTGAGCGACATTCTGCGCCGTCTGGGTTGTGAAGTCACCGAAGGCGAGGGCCAGTGGCAGGCCGTTGCGCCGAGCTGGCGTTTCGATATGGAAATCGAAGAAGACTTGGTGGAAGAAGTCGCGCGTATCTACGGCTACGACAACATTCCTGACGAGCCAGTACAAGCCGGCCTGGTGATGGGCACCCATCGTGAAGCTAACTTGTCGCTGAAGCGTGTGAAAACCCTGCTTAACGATAAGGGTTACCAGGAAGTGATCACCTACAGCTTCGTGGATCCGAAACTGCAGCAACTGGTGCATCCGGGCGAAGAAGCGCTGATCCTGCCGAACCCCATTGCCAGCGACATGTCGGCGATGCGCCTGTCATTGTGGACCGGCCTGCTGGGCACCGTTGTCTACAACCAGAACCGTCAGCAAAGCCGTGTGCGGATCTTCGAAACTGGTCTACGCTTTGTACCTGATACGCAAGCGAATCTGGGCATTCGCCAGGACGTCATGCTGGCTGGCGTGATTTGCGGCAACCGTGTAGACGAGCACTGGGACCAGGCGAAAACCGGCGTCGACTTCTATGACATGAAAGGCGATCTGGAATCCGTTCTGGAACTTACCGGTAAACTTTCTGAAATTGAATTCAAGGCAGAAGCGAACCCGGCGCTGCATCCTGGCCAAAGTGCTGCTATATATTTAGATGGCGAACGCATTGGTTTCATTGGCGTTATTCATCCGGAACTGGAGCGTAAGTTCGATCTCAATGGCCGTACGCTGGTGTTCGAACTGCTGTGGGACAAGATTTCCGGTCGTATTGTGCCGCAAGCGCAGGAAATTTCACGCTTCCCGGCAAACCGCCGTGACATTGCTGTTGTGGTGTCAGAAAACGTTCCCGCAGCGGAAATTTTATCCGAGTGTAAGAAAGTTGGCGCAAATCAGATAGTTGGCGTAAACTTATTTGACGTGTACCGTGGCAAGGGTGTTGAACAGGGCTTCAAGAGCCTGGCCATCAGCCTGATCCTTCAGGATACCAGCCGTACACTCGAAGAAGAGGAGATTGCCGCTACCGTTGCCAGATGCGTAGAGGCACTAAAAGAGCGATTCCAGGCATCATTGAGGGATTGA
- the thrS gene encoding threonine tRNA synthetase — protein sequence MPVITLPDGSQRHYDHAVSPMDVALDIGPGLAKACIAGRVNGELVDASDLIEQDAQLAIITAKDDEGLEIIRHSCAHLLGHAIKQLWPNTKMAIGPVVDNGFYYDVDLENTLTQEDLDALEKRMHELAEKNYDVIKKKVSWHEARETFAKRGESYKVSILDENIAQDDKPGLYHHEEYVDMCRGPHVPNMRFCHHFKLMKTAGAYWRGDSNNKMLQRIYGTAWADKKALNAYLQRLEEAAKRDHRKIGKQLDLYHMQEEAPGMVFWHNDGWTIFRELETFVRSKLKEYQYQEVKGPFMMDRVLWEKTGHWDNYKDAMFTTSSENREYCIKPMNCPGHVQIFNQGLKSYRDLPLRMAEFGSCHRNEPSGALHGLMRVRGFTQDDAHIFCTEEQVRDEVNGCIRLVYDMYSTFGFEKIVVKLSTRPEKRIGSDEMWDRAEADLAVALEENGIPFEYQLGEGAFYGPKIEFTLYDCLDRAWQCGTVQLDFSLPQRLSASYVAENNDRQVPVMIHRAILGSLERFIGILTEEFAGFFPTWLAPVQVVVMNITDSQSEYVNELTRKLQNAGIRVKADLRNEKIGFKIREHTLRRVPYMLVCGDKEVESGKVAVRTRRGKDLGSIDVNEVIEKLQQEIRSRNLHQLEE from the coding sequence ATGCCGGTTATTACTCTTCCTGATGGCAGTCAACGCCATTACGACCACGCTGTAAGCCCCATGGATGTTGCCCTGGATATTGGTCCGGGTCTCGCTAAAGCCTGTATCGCAGGCCGCGTAAATGGTGAATTAGTCGATGCCAGCGACCTGATCGAACAGGACGCGCAGTTGGCTATTATCACCGCTAAGGACGACGAAGGACTGGAGATTATTCGCCACTCCTGCGCACACTTACTGGGTCACGCTATTAAACAACTCTGGCCGAATACCAAAATGGCTATCGGTCCGGTCGTGGATAATGGCTTTTATTATGACGTTGATCTGGAAAATACCCTGACCCAGGAAGATCTCGACGCCCTCGAAAAGCGTATGCATGAGTTGGCCGAGAAAAATTACGACGTTATCAAGAAAAAAGTGAGCTGGCACGAAGCCCGCGAAACATTTGCGAAACGTGGCGAAAGCTATAAAGTTTCCATTCTTGATGAAAATATCGCTCAGGATGATAAGCCTGGTTTATATCATCACGAAGAATACGTTGACATGTGCCGTGGGCCGCACGTGCCGAATATGCGTTTCTGCCATCACTTCAAATTAATGAAAACGGCAGGGGCTTACTGGCGCGGCGACAGCAACAATAAAATGCTGCAGCGTATTTACGGTACGGCGTGGGCGGATAAAAAAGCGCTCAACGCTTATCTGCAACGCCTTGAAGAAGCGGCGAAACGCGATCACCGTAAAATTGGTAAACAGCTCGACCTGTATCATATGCAGGAAGAAGCGCCGGGTATGGTATTCTGGCATAATGACGGCTGGACCATTTTCCGTGAACTGGAAACTTTTGTGCGTTCCAAGCTGAAAGAATACCAGTACCAGGAAGTCAAAGGGCCGTTCATGATGGACCGTGTGCTGTGGGAAAAAACCGGCCACTGGGACAACTATAAAGATGCGATGTTTACGACGTCTTCCGAGAACCGTGAATATTGCATTAAGCCGATGAACTGCCCGGGCCATGTTCAGATCTTCAATCAGGGTTTGAAATCCTATCGCGATCTGCCGCTGCGTATGGCAGAGTTCGGCAGTTGCCATCGTAATGAGCCGTCAGGCGCGCTGCATGGTTTGATGCGCGTGCGCGGGTTTACTCAGGATGATGCGCATATTTTCTGTACGGAAGAGCAGGTTCGCGACGAAGTTAACGGCTGTATTCGCCTCGTTTACGACATGTACAGCACCTTCGGTTTCGAAAAAATCGTCGTGAAACTGTCCACGCGTCCTGAAAAACGTATCGGAAGCGATGAAATGTGGGATCGTGCGGAAGCGGATCTGGCTGTCGCGCTGGAAGAAAACGGTATTCCGTTTGAATATCAGCTCGGCGAAGGCGCGTTCTACGGCCCGAAAATTGAGTTTACTTTGTACGATTGTCTTGATCGTGCCTGGCAATGTGGTACGGTTCAGCTAGACTTCTCGCTGCCGCAACGTCTTAGCGCATCCTATGTAGCGGAAAATAACGACCGCCAGGTGCCGGTAATGATTCACCGCGCTATCCTGGGATCGCTTGAACGCTTCATCGGTATTTTGACGGAAGAGTTCGCGGGCTTCTTCCCGACATGGCTTGCGCCAGTTCAGGTTGTGGTGATGAATATCACCGATTCACAGTCTGAATACGTTAACGAATTGACGCGTAAACTACAAAATGCGGGCATTCGTGTAAAAGCGGACTTGAGAAACGAGAAGATAGGCTTTAAAATCCGCGAGCACACATTACGTCGTGTCCCTTATATGTTGGTCTGCGGTGATAAAGAGGTCGAATCTGGCAAAGTGGCCGTTCGTACCCGCCGAGGTAAAGACCTGGGCAGTATCGACGTGAACGAAGTGATTGAGAAGCTGCAGCAAGAGATTCGCAGCCGCAATCTTCATCAACTGGAGGAATAA
- the ydiZ gene encoding protein, producing the protein MASGEIKRYVVTFRFHEENLTDINELNNHLTRGGFTLTMSDDDGKVHELGINTFGLVTAQDEHEVRELAERLGESALGQKPEVDITTWEAWLAEDS; encoded by the coding sequence ATGGCAAGCGGTGAAATTAAGCGTTACGTGGTCACGTTTCGCTTTCATGAGGAAAACCTCACAGACATTAATGAACTGAATAATCATCTCACCCGTGGTGGCTTCACGCTGACCATGAGCGATGATGACGGCAAGGTACACGAGCTCGGCATTAATACCTTTGGCCTGGTCACTGCGCAGGATGAGCATGAAGTGCGGGAACTGGCGGAACGATTAGGCGAGTCGGCGTTAGGGCAGAAACCGGAGGTGGATATTACCACCTGGGAAGCCTGGCTTGCAGAGGATTCCTGA
- the btuC gene encoding vitamin B12 transport permease protein BtuC, whose translation MHSLIQAQRRRERTWLITLTLLLLAGAFISLCAGDLWIGPEDWFSETGTLFVWQIRLPRTVAVMVVGGSLALCGATLQALFENPLAEPGLLGVSNGAGVGLIAAILLGQGHLPAWSLSLCAILGALLITVILLRFARRHLSNSRLLLAGVALGIICSALMTWAVYFSTSLDLRQLMYWMMGGFGGVDWHQGWLMLALLPVMAWVCRQSHPLNVLALGEMSARQLGLPVWLWRNLLVIATGWLVGISVALAGAIGFIGLVIPHVLRLCGLTDYRVLLPACMAAGAAVLLMADIIARLALSSAELPIGVVTASLGAPVFIWLLLKAR comes from the coding sequence ATGCATTCATTGATTCAGGCCCAGCGCCGACGGGAACGTACCTGGTTAATCACGCTCACGCTGTTGCTGCTGGCAGGCGCGTTTATCAGCCTGTGTGCCGGGGATCTGTGGATTGGTCCTGAGGACTGGTTCTCGGAAACCGGCACGCTGTTTGTCTGGCAAATACGCCTGCCACGCACCGTCGCCGTCATGGTGGTGGGCGGTTCGCTGGCGCTCTGTGGTGCCACATTGCAGGCCCTGTTCGAAAACCCTTTGGCTGAGCCAGGGCTGCTTGGTGTTTCCAACGGTGCTGGCGTAGGGCTGATTGCCGCGATTTTATTGGGGCAGGGGCATTTGCCCGCCTGGTCGTTAAGTCTGTGCGCCATCCTGGGCGCGTTGCTGATTACGGTGATACTGCTGCGCTTTGCCCGGCGGCATCTGTCAAACAGTCGCTTACTGTTGGCCGGGGTGGCGCTGGGCATTATTTGCAGCGCCCTGATGACCTGGGCGGTGTACTTCAGCACCAGTCTCGATCTGCGTCAGCTGATGTACTGGATGATGGGCGGGTTTGGCGGCGTTGACTGGCATCAGGGTTGGCTAATGTTGGCGCTGCTGCCGGTCATGGCGTGGGTATGCCGCCAGTCACATCCGCTAAATGTGCTGGCCCTGGGTGAGATGTCGGCCCGTCAGCTTGGGCTGCCGGTCTGGCTCTGGCGTAATTTACTGGTCATCGCCACCGGCTGGCTGGTGGGCATTAGCGTCGCGTTAGCCGGCGCGATTGGTTTTATCGGGCTGGTCATTCCGCATGTGCTGCGGTTATGCGGACTCACGGACTATCGGGTGTTGCTTCCCGCCTGTATGGCCGCTGGCGCGGCGGTACTCCTGATGGCGGACATTATCGCGCGGCTGGCGCTGTCATCGGCGGAGTTGCCGATTGGCGTTGTTACTGCTTCTCTCGGCGCGCCGGTATTTATCTGGCTATTATTAAAAGCCCGGTAA
- the infC gene encoding translation initiation factor IF-3 yields the protein MEGEQIGIVSLREALEKAEEAGVDLVEISPNAEPPVCRIMDYGKFLYEKSKSSKEQKKKQKVIQVKEIKFRPGTDEGDYQVKLRSLIRFLEEGDKAKITLRFRGREMAHQQIGMEVLNRVKEDLNELAVVESFPTKIEGRQMIMVLAPKKKQ from the coding sequence TTGGAAGGCGAGCAGATTGGTATTGTCAGTCTGAGAGAAGCTCTTGAAAAGGCTGAAGAAGCCGGGGTTGATTTAGTTGAAATCAGTCCTAACGCCGAACCGCCAGTTTGCCGCATAATGGATTACGGCAAGTTCCTCTATGAAAAGAGTAAATCTTCTAAGGAACAGAAGAAGAAACAGAAAGTTATCCAGGTTAAGGAAATTAAATTCCGTCCTGGTACTGACGAAGGCGACTATCAGGTAAAACTCCGCAGCCTGATTCGCTTTCTCGAAGAAGGCGATAAGGCCAAAATCACGCTGCGTTTCCGCGGTCGTGAGATGGCCCACCAACAGATCGGTATGGAAGTGCTTAATCGCGTGAAAGAAGATCTGAATGAACTGGCAGTAGTCGAATCCTTCCCAACGAAGATCGAAGGCCGCCAGATGATTATGGTGCTCGCTCCTAAGAAGAAACAGTAA
- the btuE_1 gene encoding vitamin B12 transport periplasmic protein (putative glutathione peroxidase): protein MHNDILNTDVTTIDGVSTTLEPWRGNVLLIVNVASKCGLTPQYEQLENIHKAWRDQGFAVLGFPCNQFLGQEPGSEDEIKTFCSTTYGVTFPMFSKIDVNGDNRHPLYQKLIDAAPTAVAPEASGFYERMASKGRAPLYPDDILWNFEKFLVGRDGQVVQRFSPDMTPEDPIVMEAIKLALAK, encoded by the coding sequence ATGCATAACGATATTTTAAACACTGATGTGACAACCATTGACGGCGTAAGCACCACGCTGGAGCCATGGCGCGGCAATGTGCTGCTTATCGTCAACGTTGCCTCTAAATGCGGCCTGACGCCGCAATACGAGCAACTGGAGAACATTCACAAAGCATGGCGCGATCAGGGCTTTGCGGTACTGGGTTTTCCCTGTAATCAGTTTCTCGGCCAGGAACCGGGCAGCGAGGACGAGATCAAAACTTTCTGCAGCACCACTTACGGCGTAACCTTCCCGATGTTCAGTAAAATCGACGTTAATGGCGATAACCGTCATCCGCTGTATCAGAAGCTGATTGATGCGGCCCCGACCGCCGTTGCGCCGGAAGCCAGCGGGTTTTACGAGCGTATGGCGAGCAAAGGCCGTGCGCCACTGTATCCAGACGACATTCTGTGGAATTTCGAGAAATTCCTGGTCGGGCGCGACGGCCAGGTAGTACAGCGCTTTTCGCCAGATATGACGCCTGAAGATCCTATTGTGATGGAAGCCATCAAACTGGCGCTGGCGAAGTAA
- the ydiY gene encoding putative outer membrane protein, acid-inducible has product MLAGSALFSHFATADDSVFTVMDDPSSAKKPFEGYLNGGYLAQSGNTKSSSLTADSALTWYGSTTAWSLWGNASNNSSNDERSSEKYALGGRSRYNMTDTDYLFGQGSWLTDRYNGYHERDVVTAGYGRQFLSGPVHSLRFEFGPGVRYDEYTDGTDKTQALGYASGAYAWQFTDNAKFTQGVSVFGADDTTVNSETALNVAINDHFGLKVAYNVTWNSNPPSSAPDHTDTRTSVTLGYKM; this is encoded by the coding sequence ATGCTGGCGGGGAGCGCGTTGTTCAGTCATTTCGCAACCGCTGATGATTCCGTTTTTACTGTCATGGATGATCCTTCCAGTGCGAAAAAGCCTTTCGAAGGCTATCTCAACGGCGGTTATCTGGCGCAGTCAGGCAATACCAAAAGCTCCTCGCTGACCGCTGATAGCGCGCTTACCTGGTACGGTAGTACCACGGCGTGGTCATTATGGGGAAATGCCAGCAACAACTCTTCTAACGACGAGCGTTCTTCTGAGAAATATGCGCTCGGTGGACGTAGTCGTTATAACATGACCGACACCGACTACCTGTTTGGACAGGGCAGTTGGCTGACTGACCGCTATAACGGCTATCACGAACGTGATGTCGTGACCGCCGGTTACGGTCGCCAGTTCCTCAGCGGACCGGTTCACAGCCTGCGTTTTGAATTCGGTCCGGGTGTGCGTTATGACGAATATACCGACGGCACTGATAAAACTCAGGCGTTGGGTTATGCCTCAGGCGCTTACGCGTGGCAGTTCACCGATAACGCGAAATTCACCCAGGGTGTTTCCGTTTTCGGCGCTGACGATACCACCGTCAATTCTGAAACCGCGTTAAACGTAGCGATTAACGATCATTTTGGATTAAAAGTGGCTTATAACGTCACCTGGAACTCCAATCCACCGTCATCCGCGCCCGATCACACCGATACCCGCACGTCCGTTACGCTGGGTTATAAAATGTGA
- the pheS gene encoding phenylalanyl-tRNA synthetase subunit alpha produces the protein MPHLAELVASAKAAIDQASDVAALDNVRVEYLGKKGHLTLQMTTLRELPPEERPAAGAVINEAKEQVQQALNARKSDLENAALNARLAAETIDVSLPGRRIENGGLHPVTRTIDRIESFFGELGFTVATGPEIEDDYHNFDALNIPGHHPARADHDTFWFDATRLLRTQTSGVQIRTMENQQPPIRIIAPGRVYRNDYDQTHTPMFHQMEGLIVDKNISFTNLKGTLHDFLNNFFEEDLQIRFRPSYFPFTEPSAEVDVMGKNGKWLEVLGCGMVHPNVLRNVGIDPEVYSGFAFGMGMERLTMLRYGVTDLRAFFENDLRFLKQFK, from the coding sequence ATGCCACATCTCGCAGAGCTGGTTGCCAGTGCAAAGGCAGCTATAGACCAGGCCTCCGATGTTGCCGCGTTGGATAACGTACGCGTTGAATATTTGGGGAAGAAAGGGCACTTAACCCTTCAGATGACCACCCTGCGTGAACTGCCGCCAGAAGAACGTCCGGCAGCTGGTGCGGTCATTAACGAAGCGAAAGAGCAGGTACAACAGGCGCTGAACGCTCGTAAATCCGACCTCGAAAACGCGGCGCTTAATGCGCGCCTCGCCGCCGAAACTATCGACGTTTCACTCCCGGGCCGCCGTATCGAAAATGGCGGTCTGCATCCGGTGACTCGCACCATCGATCGTATTGAAAGCTTCTTCGGCGAACTGGGCTTCACCGTCGCAACGGGCCCGGAAATCGAAGATGATTATCATAACTTCGATGCGCTGAACATTCCGGGTCATCACCCGGCACGCGCCGATCACGATACTTTCTGGTTCGATGCGACCCGCCTGCTGCGCACGCAGACATCCGGCGTGCAGATCCGCACCATGGAAAACCAGCAGCCGCCCATTCGCATCATCGCGCCGGGCCGCGTTTACCGTAATGATTACGACCAGACCCATACCCCGATGTTCCATCAGATGGAAGGCCTGATTGTTGATAAAAATATCAGCTTCACCAACCTGAAGGGCACGCTGCACGACTTCCTGAACAACTTCTTTGAAGAAGACTTGCAGATCCGTTTCCGTCCGTCTTATTTCCCGTTCACCGAACCCTCGGCAGAAGTGGATGTGATGGGTAAAAACGGCAAGTGGCTGGAAGTGTTGGGTTGCGGCATGGTGCATCCGAATGTGTTGCGTAATGTCGGCATCGATCCGGAAGTGTACTCCGGTTTCGCCTTTGGCATGGGCATGGAGCGTCTGACCATGCTTCGTTACGGTGTCACCGATTTGCGCGCATTCTTCGAAAATGATTTACGTTTCCTCAAACAGTTTAAATAA
- the rpmI gene encoding 50S ribosomal subunit protein L35: MPKIKTVRGAAKRFKKTGKGGFKHKHANLRHILTKKATKRKRHLRPKAMVSKGDLGLVIACLPYA; this comes from the coding sequence ATGCCAAAAATCAAGACCGTACGCGGTGCTGCTAAGCGCTTCAAAAAAACCGGTAAAGGTGGTTTTAAGCACAAGCACGCTAACCTGCGTCATATTCTGACTAAAAAAGCGACCAAGCGTAAACGTCACCTGCGTCCGAAAGCCATGGTTTCCAAAGGCGATCTGGGTCTGGTCATCGCGTGCCTGCCGTACGCATAA
- the rplT gene encoding 50S ribosomal protein L20, translating to MARVKRGVIARARHKKILKQAKGYYGARSRVYRVAFQAVIKAGQYAYRDRRQRKRQFRQLWIARINAAARQNGISYSKFINGLKKASVEIDRKILADIAVFDKVAFSALVEKAKAALA from the coding sequence ATGGCTCGCGTAAAACGTGGTGTAATTGCACGCGCACGTCACAAGAAAATTTTGAAACAAGCTAAAGGCTACTACGGTGCGCGTTCACGCGTATACCGCGTTGCCTTCCAGGCTGTTATCAAAGCTGGTCAGTATGCTTACCGTGACCGTCGTCAACGTAAGCGTCAGTTCCGTCAACTGTGGATTGCGCGTATCAACGCAGCAGCACGTCAGAACGGTATTTCTTACAGCAAATTCATCAACGGCCTGAAAAAAGCCTCTGTTGAAATCGACCGTAAGATTCTGGCTGACATCGCCGTATTCGACAAAGTGGCATTCTCTGCCCTGGTTGAAAAAGCGAAAGCAGCTCTGGCATAA